A DNA window from Hoplias malabaricus isolate fHopMal1 chromosome 5, fHopMal1.hap1, whole genome shotgun sequence contains the following coding sequences:
- the dido1 gene encoding death-inducer obliterator 1 isoform X1, translated as MEESVSPELAQAPEPESSQDPLDASSQVSSAGPEEENDNKDQGDATQESRVEDSEKSSKTGEFRKTWGFRRTTIAKRDMPGETVVESPVAKGAPVRRSGRQAKRTDKLEEFLVTVKRGRGAGRRSAPAQLEGGDPPSQTPTDAETASEASFDGNAEAKALENKVRSPMKKTRRKGRKKGAGKPKGGQGGSVSDDGSSENENEEDISGEASKEVQEDPVTETITEDGNKEESVKETTQEPDAVTQDKEDENESKDKPVEELASKRSTRSPAKALGKDSTPTKREAKTKGGAKSRNEKQKEDEDESSSSESDNDGYDPNALYCICRQKHNKRFMICCDRCEEWFHGDCVGITEARGRLMERNSEDYVCPNCTGRKVQMPKPFTSSAATENGRRLAPAAQKIEPIPSSASEPTTPSTSTPATPAPATEEKPGEDLGIKGRIEKATNPSGKKKIKIFQPQATATAEESSLPKCIGPGCERDALPDSVYCGNDCILKHAAAAMKTITTDGKEAKPKEKAKTKAPKKNTAKSTPKKNTGPERRSSRRSTETSNKAEEESSESEAHENEEDEDDEDKFAEEHPPPPAMSSWSSDHNYIAVTPEKTTPISASVLNKASGTQKDKEKEKEEQQVEATEPEKKVPSPVEKKPPTTTSPKGGKKPLGLKSAKSAPVAAPKGRTSTPSASNAKDVKKQLLPQSKTTKSKKPGPPPPPIPVFSSSGPPGSRIHATGALSVSKSTFTIPKKQPQGGSKDSGGSGPSPTSRTPPAHMPSTFHGHPPSSKPAQPAALVHPPQPPPNNQMRSNIRRSLTDILYKRVSDSDDLSMSENEVGRLAVSIEKEMFNLCMNTDSKYKNKYRSLMFNLKDPKNKGLFYRVINGEVSPFRLVRLSPEELLSKDISDWRKMDASEDVSGRSQLGQHKSTSKQEGTHPDVDMEDAPSMSDGDVCIPAASQSTCLASAADHQESHPPAAAQDSGLTGKSSALPDILGSMLKDTTAEHRAHLFDLNCKICTGQKSADDEPAAKKPKMSIPKKQDLPEKPKSEQRPSKVPLVKDPSTTTYSGSETTTLPYQQSATEEASTAQPVVQTPVTSPAVSSVTITRRDPRTARHSSSAPLSQAGLDAGNHASAPVMPVAAPVPTEPPVVELKVPLPMPPAAPTVSKPSVSSNQPVSSTDTRHFGASMTSISEAPPEGETALFLSGQEMMWKGFINMHTVAKFVTKAYMVSGSFEHLKEDLPDTIHIGGRISPHTVWDYVGKLKTSLSKELCLIRFHPATEEEEVAYVSLFSYFSSRKRFGVVANSNKRIKDLYLIPLSSEDPLPAKLLPFDGPGLEPARPNLLLGLLICQKDKKRTGAPLESEEKRSKTQRDEETGLPKPIAVNKTDKVVHTGLESMSTTPPGSPPSLSSSESSLGQLPTSVFSILSSVKASTVTTSTGSNSPSATTASAVPAPSASPLQTILKTLFGRKKQDSEVSQSPSDQSSDLSVPLLDPIVQQFGITKGKKIDEEDDRPYDPEEEYDPSAGYVTEKPIHPVVPEVAKKPEITTRMVDDVAYDPEDDSIFEEVKVDPGSKKQLEEQDDSQQLRTDALITQPAKSLLANTQLLQLGKKVEDLVTKSSNPVINQRRDPRQSRDPRQIAATRRLTSDSEKELPEIAASVITTSATTNASTPTPVDTTIITDPTVDLAAALDIMKSQQPSIIDTPAENSSVDATTEQCADTETPVSEVEAKKESEPLLLAVPQPQETSIPEEETKEEEVPFLDTDSTEVSIPLLGETIDPELVGSYTDTEPEPTAEEKDAPIESECKSFEEIWPNSASILKAEPVPSVEEPAASTATTYYSISTISTPITSIGMSQDVTQGSSSYMESHSSHQPHMTSPNSQNEYRGQPDFTPSMNFPPPVGPPPIMGPPPMTVPPPMHIPPPLSGPPTVQGPPPIQIPLPMQGPPPSHGETNLTQYSPHGPYPPYQNQWGNNPQFDATRGPHPSIITPRGPPPSMPPMGQRGPPPQIFNNTMAPQPHIGPRGALPGPPPAGPLPSTFDGQRFNGPPPPFSFTGPRGPIPPFTGPPPVHFDSRPPPSSHFSGPRGLPPLHNIGEHGPPPNIQRGPGDQYDNDGGNSFPKVIEQPQAQPSSHAFRENQAHGPSFRGPPPNHFDGRRGPPGSLGDMPGHRFPPPNQFRGSPQHRGSFDEPRGGISQDYERHRGPAPQQFAGPRGPPPGHYPESEAGDQSSRYNFDNHPNDIRPVRGPLLPTPPEGPLPVPGRMGGHSPESHHDEHWRRHSPEMRRRSTSSREGPEPQDRSSRFDSGPRDRDGSSRLSEERQRDLSEDRRRERDRDVPHGGRPWGWNRDREWDRGRERDREKDRSRERDRDRDRSRDRERDRDRDRDRSREKDREQDHSKERDRSRGRDSERHREADGDKRRERDRERDRDRDRDRGRERDSDRKDHDRDRAKNRERDRERDREKDREKDRDNRDKRRDRSRSRERDRGKDRDRRDRDRDRDREREREKDREKRERSRSKDRKEEKREKSETSKDIEKSTDTETAS; from the exons ATGGAGGAGAGTGTGAGCCCTGAGCTAGCTCAAGctcctgagcctgagtccagccAGGATCCTTTGGATGCCAGCTCACAAG TTTCATCAGCTGGTCCAGAGGAGGAAAATGACAACAAAGACCAAGGGGATGCCACTCAAGAAAGCAGAGTAGAAGATTCTGAGAAATCTTCAAAGACTGGTGAGTTCAGGAAGACCTGGGGCTTCCGTCGGACCACAATTGCCAAACGTGACATGCCTGGAGAGACAGTTGTGGAGAGCCCTGTGGCCAAGGGCGCGCCTGTGCGCCGCAGCGGCAGACAGGCTAAACGCACTGACAAGCTGGAGGAGTTCTTGGTGACAgtgaagagaggaagaggagcagGTAGGCGGAGTGCACCTGCTCAACTGGAAGGTGGGGACCCACCCTCCCAGACCCCAACAGATGCAGAGACTGCCTCAGAGGCTAGCTTTGATGGGAATGCAGAGGCCAAAGCACTGGAGAACAAGGTGCGTTCACCAATGAAGAAGACTAGACGTAAGGGAAGGAAGAAGGGAGCAGGTAAGCCCAAAGGAGGCCAGGGTGGCTCAGTCAGTGATGATGGTAgctctgaaaatgaaaatgaagaggATATCAGTGGTGAAGCCTCAAAGGAGGTGCAAGAAGATCCAGTGACAGAAACCATCACAGAAGATGGCAACAAAGAAGAGAGtgtaaaagaaacaacacaggAGCCGGATGCTGTTACACAAGATAAAGAAGATGAGAATGAGAGCAAAGACAAGCCTGTAGAGGAGCTTGCCAGCAAACGTTCCACCAGAAGCCCTGCTAAAGCGCTTGGTAAAGACTCCACACCGACCAAGAGAGAAGCAAAGACTAAAGGGGGTGCTAAGTCTCgcaatgaaaaacagaaagaggatGAAGATGAGTCGTCTTCAAGCGAGTCTGACAACGATGGCTATGACCCCAATGCACTGTATTGCATCTGCAGACAGAAACATAACAAAAG GTTCATGATTTGCTGTGACCGCTGTGAGGAGTGGTTCCACGGAGATTGTGTGGGTATTACAGAGGCTCGTGGACGTCTGATGGAGCGTAACAGCGAAGACTATGTTTGTCCTAACTGCACTGGCAGGAAAGTTCAGATGCCCAAGCCTTTCACATCCTCAGCAGCCACTGAGAATGGCAGACGACTTGCTCCAGCTGCTCAGAAAATAGAGCCCATTCCATCATCTGCTAGCGAACCTACCACACCCTCAACCTCTACACCTGCTACTCCTGCTCCTGCCACAGAGGAGAAACCAGGGGAAGACTTGGGCATTAAGGGGAGGATAGAGAAAGCTACCAACCCAAGCggcaaaaagaaaataaagatttTCCAGCCG CAGGCAACCGCGACTGCAGAAGAATCCTCTCTCCCCAAATGCATTGGTCCTGGCTGTGAGAGGGATGCTCTGCCTGACTctgtttactgtggaaatgACTGTATCCTCAaacatgctgctgctgctatgaAGACCATCACAACTGATGGCAAGGAGGCGAAGCCCAAGGAGAAAGCCAAGACCAAAGCACCGAAAAAGAACACAGCGAAGTCGACACCGAAG AAGAACACAGGCCCAGAGCGGAGGAGCAGTAGGAGGTCCACAGAAACATCCAACAAAGCCGAAGAAGAGTCATCCGAGTCAGAGGCCCACGAGAATGaagaggatgaggatgatgaagatAAATTTGCTGAGGAACATCCACCACCCCCAGCCATGTCATCCTGGTCCAGCGACCATAATTACATTGCAGTAACGCCAGAAAAGACTACACCCATATCAGCATCTGTGTTAAACAAAGCGT CAGGTACCCAGAAAGacaaggagaaagaaaaagaggaacaACAAGTAGAAGCAACTGAGCCAGAGAAGAAGGTTCCTTCTCCTGTTGAGAAGAAACCCCCAACTACAACGTCACCCAAAGGAGGCAAGAAGCCCCTGGGCTTGAAGTCAGCAAAGTCTGCTCCTGTAGCTGCACCCAAAGGCAGAACAAGTACCCCTTCTGCTAGCAATGCCAAAGACGTAAAAAAGCAGCTCCTACCCCAGAGTAAAACAACAAAATCTAAGAAACCAGGGCCACCACCTCCCCCTATTCCAGTCTTTTCTTCCTCTGGCCCACCTGGATCAAGGATCCATGCCACTGGAGCTCTGAGTGTGAGTAAAAGCACCTTCACCATCCCTAAAAAGCAGCCACAGGGAGGATCAAAGGACTCAGGAGGATCTGGACCCTCTCCCACTTCCAGAACACCGCCTGCGCACATGCCTTCTACGTTTCATGGCCATCCGCCATCCTCTAAGCCTGCTCAGCCTGCAGCCCTTGTTCATCCTCCACAACCACCTCCAAACAATCAGATGAGATCCAACATTCGTCGCTCACTTACTGACATTCTTTACAAAAG GGTGAGTGACAGTGATGATCTGTCAATGTCTGAGAATGAGGTGGGTAGGCTGGCTGTCAGCATTGAGAAAGAGATGTTTAATCTCTGTATGAACACAGACAGCAAGTACAAGAACAAATACAGATCTCTCATGTTCAACCTGAAAGACCCTAAGAATAAG GGGCTCTTCTATCGTGTGATTAATGGAGAGGTCAGTCCCTTTCGATTAGTGAGACTTAGCCCTGAAGAGTTGCTCTCAAAAGACATTTCTGATTGGAGGAAAATGGATGCCTCTGAG GATGTCAGTGGAAGATCTCAGTTGGGACAACATAAATCTACATCCAAGCAGGAGGGAACTCACCCTGATGTGGACATGGAAGACGCTCCTTCTATGTCTGATGGTGATGTATGTATCCCTGCTGCTTCCCAATCTACCTGCTTGGCTTCTGCGGCA gaTCATCAGGAGTCTCATCCTCCTGCTGCAGCCCAGGACTCTGGTTTGACAGGAAAGAGCAGTGCACTGCCAGACATCTTGGGCAGTATGCTGAAAGACACCACAGCCGAACACAGGGCTCACCTTTTTGATCTTAACTGCAAAATTTGCACAG gTCAGAAGTCTGCGGATGATGAACCAGCAGCCAAAAAGCCAAAAATGTCCATTCCTAAAAAACAAGACCTTCCTGAAAAGCCCAAATCAGAGCAACGGCCGTCCAAGGTTCCACTAGTGAAAGATCCATCCACAACAACTTATTCTGGCAGTGAGACCACTACTCTGCCATATCAGCAGAGTGCTACAGAAGAAGCAAGCACTGCGCAGCCTGTTGTTCAAACACCTGTCACTAGTCCTGCTGTCTCATCTGTCACTATAACTCGCCGTGACCCCCGTACTGCCAGACACAGCTCTTCTGCACCTTTGTCTCAGGCTGGTCTTGATGCTGGGAATCATGCCAGTGCACCAGTTATGCCTGTTGCAGCGCCTGTGCCTACTGAACCTCCTGTGGTGGAGTTGAAAGTCCCATTGCCCATGCCACCTGCAGCTCCTACAGTCTCTAAACCTTCAGTTTCCTCAAATCAACCAGTCTCCTCAACAGACACTCGGCACTTTGGGGCCAGCATGACAAG CATCTCTGAAGCCCCTCCAGAAGGTGAGACTGCTCTGTTCTTATCGGGACAAGAGATGATGTGGAAGGGATTCATCAACATGCACACGGTTGCCAAGTTTGTCACAAAAGCTTACATGGTCTCTGGGTCTTTTGAACATCTCAAAGAG GACTTGCCTGATACCATACACATTGGTGGTAGAATTTCACCCCACACAGTTTGGGACTATGTTGGAAAATTGAAGACCTCACTTTCAAAA gaGCTCTGTCTTATTCGTTTTCATCCCGCAACTGAAGAAGAGGAAGTTGCATATGTGTCcttgttttcatatttcagcAGTCGTAAGCGTTTTGGTGTGGTAGCTAACAGCAACAAAAGGATCAAAGACCTCTACCTCATCCCACTGAGTTCAGAGGATCCATTGCCTGCTAAACTTTTACCCTTTGATGGGCCAG GGTTGGAGCCAGCTCGTCCCAATCTCCTCCTTGGGCTTTTAATTTGtcaaaaagacaagaaacgtACTGGAGCTCCTCTAGAGAGTGAAGAAAAACGTTCCAAAACTCAACGAGATGAAGAAACTGGTCTCCCAAAACCCATTGCTGTTAACAAAACTGATAAAGTTGTACATACTGGTCTGGAATCTATGAGCACAACACCTCCAGGATCTCCACCCTCTCTCAGCAGTTCAGAGTCTTCATTAGGGCAGCTTCCAACATCAGTGTTTTCTATCTTGTCTTCTGTTAAGGCATCTACTGTCACTACAAGTACTGGCAGTAATTCCCCGTCAGCTACCACGGCATCAGCAGTACCTGCCCCTTCTGCCTCCCCGCTTCAGACCATCTTGAAGACACTGTTTGGCAGAAAAAAGCAAGATTCTGAAGTTTCTCAGTCACCTTCAGACCAGAGTTCAGACCTTTCCGTCCCTCTACTGGATCCAATTGTCCAACAGTTTGGGATTaccaaagggaaaaaaatagatGAAGAGGATGACAGACCCTATGACCCTGAGGAGGAATATGATCCTAGTGCTGGATATGTTACAGAAAAACCTATTCATCCTGTTGTACCTGAAGTTGCCAAGAAGCCAGAAATCACAACTCGTATGGTGGATGATGTTGCTTATGACCCTGAAGATGACTCAATTTTTGAGGAAGTTAAAGTTGATCCAGGATCCAAGAAGCAACTAGAAGAGCAAGATGATTCACAGCAGCTACGAACTGATGCATTAATTACCCAGCCTGCTAAATCTCTTCTAGCTAACACCCAGCTTCTTCAGCTTGGTAAAAAGGTTGAAGATTTGGTTACAAAAAGCTCCAACCCAGTTATTAATCAGAGAAGGGATCCAAGGCAGAGCAGGGACCCGAGACAAATTGCTGCAACTCGAAGGCTAACTTCTGATTCAGAGAAGGAATTGCCTGAAATCGCTGCTTCTGTTATTACTACTAGTGCTACTACCAATGCCAGTACTCCGACACCTGTTGATACAACTATAATAACAGATCCAACAGTTGATCTTGCTGCAGCCTTAGACATAATGAAATCACAACAACCCAGTATCATAGACACTCCCGCAGAGAATTCTTCTGTGGACGCAACAACAGAACAatgcgcagacacagagacccCTGTATCAGAGGTTGAGGCCAAAAAGGAGTCTGAACCATTGCTTCTTGCTGTTCCTCAACCTCAAGAAACGTCCATACCAGAAGAAGAGACAAAAGAGGAGGAAGTACCTTTTCTAGATACAGACAGCACAGAAGTTTCTATCCCACTTTTAGGGGAGACAATTGATCCTGAGTTGGTAGGTAGTTACACTGATACTGAACCTGAACCAACTGCTGAAGAGAAGGATGCACCAATTGAATCAGAATGCAAGAGTTTTGAAGAGATTTGGCCTAATTCTGCCAGCATTTTAAAAGCAGAACCTGTTCCTTCTGTTGAAGAGCCTGCAGCATCTACTGCAACAACATATTATAGCATCTCAACCATCAGCACTCCAATAACATCTATTGGAATGTCACAAGATGTTACTCAAGGGAGTTCATCTTACATGGAGTCACACAGTTCCCATCAGCCTCACATGACATCACCAAACTCTCAAAATGAATACAGAGGTCAACCAGACTTTACACCTTCAATGAATTTTCCACCACCTGTTGGACCTCCACCCATCATGGGTCCACCTCCAATGACTGTACCACCACCCATGCACATTCCTCCTCCATTGTCAGGGCCACCGACAGTGCAGGGTCCTCCTCCAATCCAGATACCCCTACCAATGCAAGGCCCACCTCCAAGTCATGGAGAAACCAACCTAACTCAGTATTCACCACATGGACCATATCCACCTTATCAGAATCAGTGGGGAAACAATCCGCAGTTTGATGCTACAAGAGGACCACACCCATCCATCATTACGCCTAGAGGGCCCCCTCCATCAATGCCACCAATGGGTCAGAGAGGACCTCCACCTCAGATTTTCAATAATACCATGGCACCTCAGCCTCATATTGGTCCTCGAGGCGCGCTTCCTGGTCCTCCCCCTGCTGGCCCACTACCATCAACTTTTGATGGACAGAGGTTTAATGGGCCTCCACCACCTTTCAGCTTTACTGGACCCAGAGGTCCAATTCCACCGTTTACAGGTCCCCCTCCTGTCCACTTTGATAGCAGACCACCACCATCATCTCACTTCTCTGGGCCGAGAGGTCTCCCTCCTCTGCACAATATTGGGGAGCATGGGCCACCACCTAACATCCAAAGAGGACCTGGAGATCAGTATGATAATGATGGTGGAAATTCCTTTCCAAAAGTGATTGAGCAGCCTCAGGCTCAACCATCTTCACACGCTTTTAGAGAGAATCAGGCTCATGGGCCTTCCTTTAGAGGGCCTCCACCAAACCACTTTGATGGACGAAGAGGTCCTCCTGGCTCTCTAGGAGATATGCCAGGGCACAGATTCCCTCCTCCAAACCAGTTCCGTGGTTCACCTCAGCATAGAGGATCTTTTGATGAGCCAAGAGGAGGGATAAGCCAAGACTATGAAAGGCACCGGGGACCAGCGCCACAGCAGTTTGCAGGGCCAAGAGGTCCTCCACCAGGACACTACCCTGAAAGCGAGGCAGGAGATCAGTCATCACGCTACAACTTTGATAATCATCCAAATGACATTAGACCTGTACGGGGGCCTCTGTTGCCAACTCCTCCTGAAGGCCCACTTCCAGTTCCAGGCCGCATGGGTGGACACAGCCCAGAGTCCCATCATGATGAACACTGGAGAAGACACTCCCCTGAAATGAGGAGGCGCAGCACTTCCTCTAGGGAGGGTCCTGAACCTCAAGACAGGTCAAGTAGGTTTGACAGTGGTCCCCGTGACAGAGATGGCTCGTCAAGGCTGTCTGAAGAAAGGCAACGAGATTTGTCAGAGgacaggaggagagagagagatcgcgATGTGCCACACGGCGGACGGCCATGGGGCTGGAACAGAGACCGTGAATGGGATCGTGGCAGGGAAAGAGACCGTGAAAAGGACCGCAGCAGAGAAAGAGATCGAGACAGAGATCGCAGTAGggacagagaacgagacagagacagagatcgGGATCGCAGCCGAGAGAAGGATCGGGAGCAGGATCACAGCAAGGAACGGGATCGCAGTAGAGGCAGAGACTCTGAAAGACATAGGGAGGCAGATGGAGACAAAAGACGGGAACGGGACCGGGAACGAGATAGAGATCGAGATCGAGACCGTGGCAGGGAGAGAGACTCAGACCGAAAAGATCATGACCGAGACAGAGcaaagaacagagaaagagatcgTGAAAGAGATCGTGAAAAAGACCGCGAAAAAGACAGAGATAACAGAGACAAAAGACGAGATCGTTCAAGGAGCCGTGAACGAGACCGTggaaaagacagagacagaagagacagggacagagatCGGGAccgagaaagggagagagaaaaagacagagagaaaagggagCGAAGCAGGAGTAAAGACAGAAaggaggagaaaagagaaaaatctgAGACCTCTAAGGACATTGAGAAATCTACAGACACTGAGACTGCATCCTAA